One Micropterus dolomieu isolate WLL.071019.BEF.003 ecotype Adirondacks linkage group LG23, ASM2129224v1, whole genome shotgun sequence DNA window includes the following coding sequences:
- the slc22a6l gene encoding solute carrier family 22 member 6 produces MAFGDLLELVGSTGRFQILHVILLCIPVLMMASHNLLQNFVAAVPRHYCSAHTNLSQSHLSPEETLLITVPLDPTGKPQRCKRYVVPQWHLLAKNGTFSSGEQGDTKDGADADLQECADGWSYNMTEMSSTIISDWHLVCDMRSLKQMGQTVYMGGVLVGALIFGGLSDRYGRRILLLISNLLMAVAGTCAAFSTSFPLFCLFRFGCGMALSGLGLNTFSLIVEWIPTRVRTVVGTITGYCYTMGQLLLAVIAYFIRDWRWLTLAVSLPFYVFFLTSWWFHESPRWLVLSNQSEKAIKNLKSVAKFNGRHEEGEKINIKMLQESMKKEVSCSQGSYSALDLFRTPTMRTMTICLSAIWLSTSFAYYGLAMDLQKFGVDIYLMQVIFGAVDIPAKVVITVSMSFLGRRPSQCGALIVAGVTILINLLVPYDKQTLRTCLAVLGKGCLAASFNCCFLYSGELYPTIIRQNGMGWVSMMARIGSMVAPMVLLTGEYLPWLPGLIYGGAPILTGVAVIFLPETLGSPLPDTIQDVEDRGPGRSSKMPPKEAIVLQDTQSTLLKPAV; encoded by the exons ATGGCATTTGGGGACCTCCTAGAGCTGGTGGGCAGCACAGGACGCTTTCAGATCCTGCATGTGATACTCCTCTGCATACCTGTCCTGATGATGGCCAGTCACAACCTGTTGCAGAACTTTGTTGCTGCGGTGCCTCGTCACTACTGCAGTGCACACACGAACCTCTCTCAGTCCCATCTGAGCCCAGAGGAAACCCTGCTGATCACAGTGCCGCTAGACCCGACAGGGAAGCCACAGAGGTGCAAGCGTTATGTTGTTCCACAGTGGCACCTCCTGGCTAAGAATGGGACCTTCAGCTCAGGGGAGCAAGGAGACACTAAGGATGGTGCGGATGCTGACCTGCAGGAATGTGCAGATGGATGGTCCTATAACATGACTGAGATGAGCTCCACAATCATATCGGAT TGGCATTTGGTATGTGATATGCGCTCTTTGAAGCAAATGGGACAGACAGTCTACATGGGAGGTGTGCTTGTGGGAGCGCTCATCTTTGGAGGCCTTTCAGACAG ATATGGTCGACGCATCCTCCTGCTCATCTCTAACCTGCTGATGGCAGTGGCAGGAACATGTGCCGCTTTCTCTACCTCCTTCCCCCTCTTCTGCCTGTTTCGGTTTGGTTGCGGCATGGCTCTGTCTGGCCTAGGGCTCAACACCTTCTCACTCA TTGTGGAGTGGATCCCCACTCGTGTGCGAACAGTGGTGGGAACAATAACTGGTTATTGTTACACAATGGGACAATTGCTCCTGGCAGTCATAGCCTACTTCATCCGTGACTGGAGGTGGCTAACCCTGGCTGTGTCTTTGCCCTTCTATGTCTTCTTTCTCACCTCATG GTGGTTTCATGAATCTCCAAGATGGTTAGTCCTGAGTAATCAGTCTGAGAAAGCCATCAAGAATCTTAAAAGTGTGGCCAAATTTAACGGACGCCACgaagagggagaaaaaattaacattaaa ATGCTGCAGGAGTCCATGAAGAAAGAGGTGTCCTGTTCACAGGGCTCCTACTCTGCCCTGGATCTGTTCCGCACACCTACAATGAGGACAATGACAATCTGCCTCAGTGCTATTTG GTTATCAACAAGCTTCGCTTACTATGGTCTCGCTATGGATCTGCAAAAGTTTGGGGTGGACATCTACTTGATGCAAGTGATCTTTGGAGCTGTTGACATCCCTGCTAAAGTTGTCATAACTGTGTCTATGAGTTTTCTTGGGCGCCGTCCATCACAATGTGGTGCTCTTATTGTTGCTGGAGTCACCATTTTGATCAACCTGCTGGTACCTTATG ATAAACAGACTTTGCGCACCTGTTTGGCTGTATTGGGTAAAGGTTGCCTCGCTGCCTCCTtcaactgctgtttcctttACTCTGGAGAACTGTACCCAACTATTATCCG TCAGAATGGCATGGGCTGGGTATCCATGATGGCTCGTATAGGATCCATGGTGGCCCCCATGGTGCTTCTCACGGGGGAGTATTTACCTTGGCTACCAGGTTTAATCTATGGAGGAGCTCCAATTCTCACTGGAGTGGCTGTAATATTCCTTCCTGAAACGCTTGGCTCACCCCTTCCTGACACAATACAAGATGTGGAGGACAG GGGACCTGGTAGAAGCTCCAAAATGCCACCAAAGGAAGCAATAGTCTTGCAAGACACGCAGTCGACTCTCCTAAAGCCGGCTGTCTGA